A single genomic interval of Pyruvatibacter sp. HU-CL02332 harbors:
- a CDS encoding TetR/AcrR family transcriptional regulator — protein sequence MTNATTVAEPAIGTDEGAGRKPQQRGDTRGRLLAAAQDLFVSKGFHATRPQDISKAAGVGHGTFYLHFKDKQACFLAFAEAAAEALDAYVESHAGEELTPYEAIRESIRLTYDFSRAHPGLLAAALTDMSVIDGGEGGSILMGRWGIMWGEMLADWQAEGKVAPHVDAGFIGYAIPGIIRQAGEYAAGKETTEQEPLDALMAFLAAGLGLTKNEET from the coding sequence ATGACCAATGCAACAACAGTGGCTGAACCCGCTATCGGGACCGACGAGGGCGCAGGACGCAAGCCGCAGCAGCGCGGTGATACGCGTGGCCGGTTGCTTGCCGCAGCGCAGGACCTGTTTGTCAGCAAGGGCTTTCACGCCACGCGGCCGCAGGACATTTCTAAGGCCGCCGGTGTTGGACACGGCACGTTCTATCTGCATTTCAAGGACAAGCAGGCCTGCTTCCTGGCATTTGCCGAAGCAGCGGCGGAAGCGCTGGATGCCTATGTGGAGAGCCATGCCGGTGAAGAGCTGACGCCCTATGAGGCGATCCGGGAATCCATTCGGCTGACTTACGATTTTTCGAGAGCCCATCCCGGCCTTCTTGCGGCTGCCTTGACCGACATGAGCGTTATCGACGGCGGCGAGGGTGGGTCCATACTCATGGGCCGCTGGGGCATTATGTGGGGCGAAATGCTGGCTGACTGGCAGGCAGAGGGCAAAGTGGCTCCGCATGTGGACGCCGGTTTCATCGGCTACGCGATACCCGGGATCATTCGGCAGGCAGGCGAATACGCCGCTGGCAAAGAAACAACAGAACAAGAACCGCTCGATGCACTGATGGCTTTTCTTGCCGCGGGTCTCGGGCTCACAAAA